The following proteins are co-located in the Haliotis asinina isolate JCU_RB_2024 chromosome 13, JCU_Hal_asi_v2, whole genome shotgun sequence genome:
- the LOC137260399 gene encoding uncharacterized protein gives MSASIQLPVYWFSILFLLLRLLVIITVITIVIIIIIVIIIIVITIVIIIVIIIVVITIVISIIFISIVVIIIVIIIVVIIVVITIVIIIVITIVVIITIVIIVVVITIVITIVIITIVIIIVIITIVIIIVIIIVVITIVISIVFISIVVITIVIIIVVITIVIIIVITIVIITIVIIIVVVTIVIIIVIIIVVITIVISIVVISIVVIIIVIIIVVITIVISIVFISIVVISIVISIVIIIVVIIIVISIVVIIIVIIIVIIIVVITIVVITIVISIVVITIVIIIVHRLYHHRRYHHRYYHRFIIVVITIVISIVVIIIVIIIVISVVFISIVVITIVIIIVIIIVVITIVICIVFITIVVITIVIIIVIIIVVITIVISIVFISIVVITIVIIIVIIIVVITIVISIVFIIIVVITIVVIIVIIIVVITIVISIVITIVIIIVITIVIITIVIIIVVITIVIITIVIIIVVITIVIIIVIIIVELE, from the exons ATGTCAGCCAGCATTCAACTCCCGGTCTATTGGTTCAGTATCCTCTTCCTCCTTCTCCGCCTCCTCGTTATCATCACCGTTATCACcatcgttatcatcatcatcatcgttatcatcatcatcgttatcACCATCGTTATTATCATCGTTATCATAATCGTCGTTATCACCATCGTTATCAGCATCATCTTTATCAGCATCGTCGTTATCATCATCGTTATTATCATCGTTGTCATAATCGTCGTTATCACCATCGTTATTATCATCGTTATCACCATCGTCGTTATCATCACCATCGTTATCATCGTCGTCGTTATCACCATCGTTATCACCATCGTTATCATCACCATCgttatcatcatcgtcattatcaccatcgttatcatcattgttatcataatcGTCGTTATCACCATCGTTATCAGCATCGTCTTTATCAGCATCGTCGTTATCACCATCGTTATTATCATCGTCGTTATCACCATCGTTATTATCATCGTTATCACCATCGTTATCATCACCATCGTTATCATCATCGTCGTTGTCACCATCGTTATTATCATCGTTATCATCATCGTCGTTATCACCATCGTTATCAGCATCGTCGTTATCAGCATCGTCGTTATCATCATCGTTATCATAATCGTCGTTATCACCATTGTTATCAGCATCGTCTTTATCAGCATCGTCGTTATCAGCATCGTTATCAGCATCGTTATCATAATCGTCGTTATCATAATCGTTATCAGCATCGTCGTTATCATCATCGTTATTATCATCGTTATCATAATCGTCGTTATCACCATCGTCGTTATCACCATCGTTATCAGCATCGTCGTTATCACCATCGTTATTATCATCGTC CATCGTCTTTATCATCATCGTCGTTATCACCATCGTTATTATCATCGTTTCATAATCGTCGTTATCACCATCGTTATCAGCATCGTCGTTATCATCATCGTTATTATCATCGTTATCAGCGTCGTCTTTATCAGCATCGTCGTTATCACCATCGTTATTATCATCGTTATCATAATCGTCGTTATCACCATCGTTATCTGCATCGTCTTTATCACCATCGTCGTTATCACCATCGTTATTATCATCGTTATCATAATCGTCGTTATCACCATCGTTATCAGCATCGTCTTTATCAGCATCGTCGTTATCACCATCGTTATTATCATCGTTATCATAATCGTCGTTATCACCATCGTTATCAGCATCGTCTTTATCATCATCGTCGTTATCACCATCGTTGTTATCATCGTTATCATAATCGTCGTTATCACCATCGTTATCAGCATCGTTATCACCATCGTTATCATCATCGTTATCACCATCGTTATCATCACCATCGTTATCATCATCGTCGTTATCACTATCGTTATCATCACCATCGTTATCATCATCGTCGTTATCACCATCGTTATTATCATCGTTATCATCATCGTCGAACTTGAATAA